In Pseudomonadota bacterium, one genomic interval encodes:
- a CDS encoding acyltransferase, which translates to MKASSGFYIPSLDGIRAVAAMLVFVAHAGWHEIVPGGFGVTVFFFLSGYLITTLLRREYELTGDVNFKNFYLRRVYRIFPPLYIVLLIGFVLATTGVFEHDMRPGAVLAQVLYWTNYYFAAYGNAYFVPHTSMYWSLAVEEHFYFVFPMLFLAAVRHRSLRGAAMIFGLICLAGLAWRYWLVLGLDATEIYTYRATDSRFDSLMYGCILGVWQNPVLDPDWRLSTRRKWLILCTALGAFLFTLLYREEVFRETLRYSIQGIALFPLFWLAVRYPEWWVFRWLNWSPIRFLGTVSYTFYLSHVTMLNLASQYLNARGIVLALLGFVMTLVFSSLMYFAIERPIGRLRRKLHKEYR; encoded by the coding sequence ATGAAAGCCAGTAGCGGTTTCTATATTCCTTCGCTCGACGGGATCAGGGCTGTAGCGGCCATGCTGGTCTTCGTGGCGCATGCCGGCTGGCACGAGATCGTTCCGGGTGGTTTCGGTGTTACGGTGTTTTTCTTTCTGAGCGGTTATCTCATTACCACCCTGCTGCGTCGCGAGTACGAGCTCACCGGGGACGTGAATTTCAAGAATTTTTATCTGCGTCGCGTATACCGAATCTTTCCGCCTCTCTACATCGTGCTTCTGATCGGGTTCGTGCTGGCGACCACCGGTGTCTTCGAGCATGACATGCGTCCGGGTGCGGTGCTGGCGCAGGTGCTGTACTGGACGAATTACTATTTCGCTGCCTATGGCAACGCCTACTTCGTGCCGCACACCAGCATGTACTGGTCCCTGGCTGTCGAGGAACATTTCTATTTCGTCTTCCCGATGCTCTTTCTGGCAGCCGTCCGTCATCGCTCGTTGCGCGGCGCTGCCATGATCTTCGGATTGATCTGCCTGGCCGGACTGGCCTGGCGTTACTGGCTCGTACTCGGACTCGATGCAACAGAGATCTACACCTATCGGGCGACCGATTCCCGCTTCGATTCCCTTATGTATGGCTGCATCCTGGGTGTGTGGCAGAATCCGGTCCTGGATCCGGACTGGCGGCTGTCCACACGACGCAAATGGCTGATCTTGTGCACGGCGCTCGGTGCGTTCCTGTTTACCCTGCTGTACCGGGAGGAGGTGTTCAGGGAGACGCTGCGCTACTCGATCCAGGGTATTGCGCTCTTTCCCCTGTTCTGGCTCGCCGTGCGCTATCCCGAATGGTGGGTGTTCCGCTGGCTGAACTGGTCCCCGATACGGTTCCTGGGGACGGTTTCGTATACTTTTTATCTTTCACATGTCACGATGCTGAACCTTGCGAGCCAGTACCTGAATGCCCGGGGGATTGTGCTGGCGTTGCTCGGATTCGTAATGACGCTGGTCTTTTCCTCGTTGATGTACTTTGCCATCGA